The following coding sequences lie in one Anas acuta chromosome 17, bAnaAcu1.1, whole genome shotgun sequence genomic window:
- the SSH1 gene encoding protein phosphatase Slingshot homolog 1 isoform X1: MALVTLQRSPTPSAASSASTSELEAGSDEERKLNVSLSESFFMVKGAALFLQQGNSSQGQRSLQHPHKHAGDLPQHLQVMINLLRCEDRIKLAVRLESVWTDRVRYMVVVYSNGRQDTEENILLGVDFSSKESKSCTIGMVLRLWSDTKIHLDGDGGFSVSTAGRMHIFKPVSVQAMWSALQILHKACEVARRYNYFPGGMALVWATYYESCISSDQSCINEWNAMQDLESTRPDSPALFVDKPTERERTERLIKAKLRSIMMSKDLENVTSKEIRNELEKHMNCNLKEFKEFIDNEMLLILGQMDKPSLIFDHLYLGSEWNASNLEELQGSGIDYILNVTREIDNFFPGLFAYHNIRVYDEETTDLLAHWNEAYHFINKAKKNHSKCLVHCKMGVSRSASTVIAYAMKEFGWSLEKAYNYVKQKRSIARPNAGFMRQLLEYEGILDASKQRHNKLWKQQAESNLPQNTDGSTGSSDFLLESLDVDLENRLADLDTPSQSVYLDNRAGPEVPVGYNYCFRRLSDTLLENKVPGDRESFFHVEELERDALTERATSLVRQPLPVLSEGRPEVAKGLEAAEALSELSGFQEAKKKLDFSPRKARLVLGPGEPGEDGIREENPMEKWKRRLSMHKEESRLNRENLNNNNSKRSCPEDFEHDAVFGILSKVKPPYQSCADCMYSSASLSPDSFGEQCEKLNPGSVRHSSTICTQPALLSHLPSGLADHLPSKGRVEEGIRTKNNEAPLPLSAGTGTLEAGACKSVAEQHCSLAEKGKDAPKTPVKTLQPRRNSHCDKSLLSAEVVKEESLGRKDSKPTKDLKYLLFSKDLEKPTANSYLMQHQESLIQLQKAGLVRKHTKELERLKSLPSDASSLLREGSLSRAEPSIVEESEDLISQHGLVPLLRAAPLIPEDAESEAKLEVKRLLEGISQKTSTPVVCRLEHTSSFTKDFLKTICYTPSSSRSSNLTRSSSSDSIHSVRGKPGLVKQRTQEIETRLRLAGLTVSSPLKRSNSLAKLGCLNLSSEDLSSDMDVSTITDSKEAVSSESSVLCEPQPAPRGVDASSKLAAKPAVGNLKNTLWMGKS, translated from the exons CCTGAGTGAGAGCTTTTTCATGGTGAAAGGAGCAGCCCTTTTCTTGCAACAAGGAAACAGCTCCCAGGGCCAGCGAAGCCTCCAGCATCCTCACAAGCATGCAG GTGATttgccccagcacctccaggtgATGATCAACCTCCTTCGCTGTGAGGATAGGATCAAACTG gctGTCCGTTTGGAAAGCGTGTGGACAGACAGGGTCCGGTACATGGTGGTTGTGTACAGCAACGGGCGGCAGGACACAGAAGAGAACATTTTGCTGGGCGTGGATTTCTCCAGCAAGGAGAG TAAAAGCTGCACGATAGGAATGGTTCTTCGTCTGTGGAGCGATACTAAAATCCATCTTGATGGTGATGG TGGCTTCAGCGTGAGCACTGCAGGGAGAATGCACATCTTCAAGCCAGTGTCGGTGCAAGCCATGTG GTCTGCTCTACAGATCCTCCATAAAGCCTGCGAAGTTGCAAGAAGGTACAACTACTTCCCAGGTGGGATGGCCTTGGTCTGGGCCACGTACTACGAAAGCTGCATCAGCTCCGACCAGAGCTGCATCAACGAGTGGAATGCGATGCAGGACCTGGAGTCCACCCGCCCCGACTCCCCAGCTCTGTTTGTTGACAA GCCAACTGAAAGGGAACGAACAGAACGGCTCATTAAAGCCAAACTCCGGAGCATCATGATGAGCAAAGACCTGGAAAATGTGACTTCAAAGGAG ataCGAAACGAGCTGGAGAAACACATGAATTGCAACTTGAAAGAATTCAAGGAATTTATAGACAATGAAATGCTGCTTATCCTGGGTCAGATGGACAAGCCGTCTCTGATTTTTGATCATTTGTATCTG GGGTCGGAGTGGAACGCCTCTaacctggaggagctgcagggctcgGG CATTGACTACATTTTGAATGTGACCAGGGAAATAGACAACTTCTTTCCTGGGTTGTTCGCCTATCACAACATCCGGGTGTACGACGAGGAGACCACAGACCTCCTGGCTCACTGGAACGAGGCGTATCACTTCATCAACAAGGCCAA GAAGAATCACTCCAAGTGCCTGGTGCACTGCAAAATGGGCGTGAGCCGGTCGGCATCCACTGTCATAGCTTATGCGATGAAGGAATTTGGCTGGTCACTGGAAAAGGCTTACAATTACGTGAAGCAGAAACGCAGCATTGCAAGACCAAACGCGGGCTTCATGAGACAGCTTTTGGAATATGAAGGCATTTTAGATGCAAG caaGCAGCGCCACAATAAGCTGtggaagcagcaggcagagagcaaCCTCCCTCAGAACACAGACGGCAGCACAGGCTCGAGCGACTTCTTACTCGAGAGCTTGGACGTCGACCTGGAAAACCGCCTGGCTGACCTGGACACCCCGTCGCAGTCTGTGTACCTGGACAACCGAGCCGGCCCCGAAGTGCCTGTGGGGTATAATTATTGCTTCCGCCGCCTCTCGGACACGCTGCTGGAGAACAAGGTGCCCGGGGACAGGGAGAGCTTCTTCCACGTGGAGGAGCTAGAGCGGGACGCGCTCACGGAGCGTGCCACCTCGCTGGTGAGGCAGCCTCTGCCCGTGCTTTCGGAGGGGAGGCCGGAGGTGGCGAAGGGCCTGGAGGCAGCGGAGGCGCTGTCGGAGCTGAGCGGCTTCCAGGAGGCGAAGAAGAAACTGGACTTCAGCCCCCGGAAGGCACGGCTGGTGCTGGGCCCCGGGGAGCCCGGGGAGGATGGTATCAGGGAGGAAAACCCGATGGAGAAGTGGAAGCGCCGTTTGTCCATGCACAAGGAGGAGAGCAGGCTTAATAGAGAGAACttgaataacaacaacagcaaaaggagTTGCCCAGAGGATTTTGAG CACGATGCCGTGTTTGGGATCCTCAGCAAAGTCAAACCCCCCTACCAGTCGTGTGCTGACTGCATGTACTCCTCGGCCAGTTTGTCTCCTGACTCCTTCGGGGAGCAGTGCGAGAAGCTGAACCCCGGCTCCGTGCGTCACAGCTCCACCATCTGCACGCAGCCAGccctcctctcccacctcccctccGGCTTGGCGGACCACCTGCCCAGCAAGGGGCGCGTGGAGGAGGGAATCAGAACTAAAAATAACGAGGCTCCGCTTCCTCTGTCAGCGGGAACTGGCACTTTGGAAGCTGGTGCTTGTAAATCGGTggctgagcagcactgcagccttgcagagaaaggaaaagacgCACCAAAAACCCCGGTCAAaaccctgcagcccaggagaaACTCACACTGTGACAAGAGCCTCCTTAGTGCAGAAGTGGTGAAAGAAGAGTCCCTAGGCAGAAAAGACAGCAAACCCACCAAGGATCTGAAGTACTTGCTGTTCAGTAAAGACTTGGAAAAGCCGACTGCGAACAGCTACTTAATGCAGCATCAGGAGTCTCTCATTCAGCTGCAGAAAGCGGGCTTGGTCAGAAAACACACCAAAGAACTGGAGCGGTTGAAAAGCCTGCCCTCGGATGCCTCCTCCCTGCTCAGAGAGGGCTCCCTGAGCAGGGCCGAGCCCAGCATCGTGGAGGAAAGCGAAGACCTGATCTCACAGCATGGCCTCGTGCCCCTTCTGAGAGCAGCGCCGCTGATACCCGAAGATGCCGAAAGCGAGGCGAAATTAGAGGTGAAGCGCTTGCTGGAGGGGATCTCCCAGAAAACCTCCACGCCGGTCGTGTGCAGGTTGGAGCACACGAGCAGCTTCACCAAGGACTTCCTGAAGACCATCTGCTACACCCCCTCGTCCTCGCGGAGCTCCAACCTGACGCGCAGCTCCAGCAGCGACAGCATCCACAGCGTGCGGGGCAAACCCGGCCTGGTGAAGCAGCGAACTCAGGAGATCGAGACCCGGCTGCGGCTGGCGGGTTTGACTGTGTCGTCTCCTCTGAAGAGGTCCAATTCCCTCGCCAAGCTGGGCTGTCTGAACTTGTCCTCCGAGGATTTGTCCAGCGACATGGACGTGTCGACCATAACGGACTCCAAAGAGGCCGTTTCCAGCGAGTCTTCCGTGCTCTGTGAGCCGCAGCCCGCTCCCAGGGGTGTGGACGCCAGCTCCAAGCTGGCAGCGAAGCCAGCGGTGGGCAACTTGAAGAATACgctttggatgggcaaaagttGA
- the SSH1 gene encoding protein phosphatase Slingshot homolog 1 isoform X3 translates to MVKGAALFLQQGNSSQGQRSLQHPHKHAGDLPQHLQVMINLLRCEDRIKLAVRLESVWTDRVRYMVVVYSNGRQDTEENILLGVDFSSKESKSCTIGMVLRLWSDTKIHLDGDGGFSVSTAGRMHIFKPVSVQAMWSALQILHKACEVARRYNYFPGGMALVWATYYESCISSDQSCINEWNAMQDLESTRPDSPALFVDKPTERERTERLIKAKLRSIMMSKDLENVTSKEIRNELEKHMNCNLKEFKEFIDNEMLLILGQMDKPSLIFDHLYLGSEWNASNLEELQGSGIDYILNVTREIDNFFPGLFAYHNIRVYDEETTDLLAHWNEAYHFINKAKKNHSKCLVHCKMGVSRSASTVIAYAMKEFGWSLEKAYNYVKQKRSIARPNAGFMRQLLEYEGILDASKQRHNKLWKQQAESNLPQNTDGSTGSSDFLLESLDVDLENRLADLDTPSQSVYLDNRAGPEVPVGYNYCFRRLSDTLLENKVPGDRESFFHVEELERDALTERATSLVRQPLPVLSEGRPEVAKGLEAAEALSELSGFQEAKKKLDFSPRKARLVLGPGEPGEDGIREENPMEKWKRRLSMHKEESRLNRENLNNNNSKRSCPEDFEHDAVFGILSKVKPPYQSCADCMYSSASLSPDSFGEQCEKLNPGSVRHSSTICTQPALLSHLPSGLADHLPSKGRVEEGIRTKNNEAPLPLSAGTGTLEAGACKSVAEQHCSLAEKGKDAPKTPVKTLQPRRNSHCDKSLLSAEVVKEESLGRKDSKPTKDLKYLLFSKDLEKPTANSYLMQHQESLIQLQKAGLVRKHTKELERLKSLPSDASSLLREGSLSRAEPSIVEESEDLISQHGLVPLLRAAPLIPEDAESEAKLEVKRLLEGISQKTSTPVVCRLEHTSSFTKDFLKTICYTPSSSRSSNLTRSSSSDSIHSVRGKPGLVKQRTQEIETRLRLAGLTVSSPLKRSNSLAKLGCLNLSSEDLSSDMDVSTITDSKEAVSSESSVLCEPQPAPRGVDASSKLAAKPAVGNLKNTLWMGKS, encoded by the exons ATGGTGAAAGGAGCAGCCCTTTTCTTGCAACAAGGAAACAGCTCCCAGGGCCAGCGAAGCCTCCAGCATCCTCACAAGCATGCAG GTGATttgccccagcacctccaggtgATGATCAACCTCCTTCGCTGTGAGGATAGGATCAAACTG gctGTCCGTTTGGAAAGCGTGTGGACAGACAGGGTCCGGTACATGGTGGTTGTGTACAGCAACGGGCGGCAGGACACAGAAGAGAACATTTTGCTGGGCGTGGATTTCTCCAGCAAGGAGAG TAAAAGCTGCACGATAGGAATGGTTCTTCGTCTGTGGAGCGATACTAAAATCCATCTTGATGGTGATGG TGGCTTCAGCGTGAGCACTGCAGGGAGAATGCACATCTTCAAGCCAGTGTCGGTGCAAGCCATGTG GTCTGCTCTACAGATCCTCCATAAAGCCTGCGAAGTTGCAAGAAGGTACAACTACTTCCCAGGTGGGATGGCCTTGGTCTGGGCCACGTACTACGAAAGCTGCATCAGCTCCGACCAGAGCTGCATCAACGAGTGGAATGCGATGCAGGACCTGGAGTCCACCCGCCCCGACTCCCCAGCTCTGTTTGTTGACAA GCCAACTGAAAGGGAACGAACAGAACGGCTCATTAAAGCCAAACTCCGGAGCATCATGATGAGCAAAGACCTGGAAAATGTGACTTCAAAGGAG ataCGAAACGAGCTGGAGAAACACATGAATTGCAACTTGAAAGAATTCAAGGAATTTATAGACAATGAAATGCTGCTTATCCTGGGTCAGATGGACAAGCCGTCTCTGATTTTTGATCATTTGTATCTG GGGTCGGAGTGGAACGCCTCTaacctggaggagctgcagggctcgGG CATTGACTACATTTTGAATGTGACCAGGGAAATAGACAACTTCTTTCCTGGGTTGTTCGCCTATCACAACATCCGGGTGTACGACGAGGAGACCACAGACCTCCTGGCTCACTGGAACGAGGCGTATCACTTCATCAACAAGGCCAA GAAGAATCACTCCAAGTGCCTGGTGCACTGCAAAATGGGCGTGAGCCGGTCGGCATCCACTGTCATAGCTTATGCGATGAAGGAATTTGGCTGGTCACTGGAAAAGGCTTACAATTACGTGAAGCAGAAACGCAGCATTGCAAGACCAAACGCGGGCTTCATGAGACAGCTTTTGGAATATGAAGGCATTTTAGATGCAAG caaGCAGCGCCACAATAAGCTGtggaagcagcaggcagagagcaaCCTCCCTCAGAACACAGACGGCAGCACAGGCTCGAGCGACTTCTTACTCGAGAGCTTGGACGTCGACCTGGAAAACCGCCTGGCTGACCTGGACACCCCGTCGCAGTCTGTGTACCTGGACAACCGAGCCGGCCCCGAAGTGCCTGTGGGGTATAATTATTGCTTCCGCCGCCTCTCGGACACGCTGCTGGAGAACAAGGTGCCCGGGGACAGGGAGAGCTTCTTCCACGTGGAGGAGCTAGAGCGGGACGCGCTCACGGAGCGTGCCACCTCGCTGGTGAGGCAGCCTCTGCCCGTGCTTTCGGAGGGGAGGCCGGAGGTGGCGAAGGGCCTGGAGGCAGCGGAGGCGCTGTCGGAGCTGAGCGGCTTCCAGGAGGCGAAGAAGAAACTGGACTTCAGCCCCCGGAAGGCACGGCTGGTGCTGGGCCCCGGGGAGCCCGGGGAGGATGGTATCAGGGAGGAAAACCCGATGGAGAAGTGGAAGCGCCGTTTGTCCATGCACAAGGAGGAGAGCAGGCTTAATAGAGAGAACttgaataacaacaacagcaaaaggagTTGCCCAGAGGATTTTGAG CACGATGCCGTGTTTGGGATCCTCAGCAAAGTCAAACCCCCCTACCAGTCGTGTGCTGACTGCATGTACTCCTCGGCCAGTTTGTCTCCTGACTCCTTCGGGGAGCAGTGCGAGAAGCTGAACCCCGGCTCCGTGCGTCACAGCTCCACCATCTGCACGCAGCCAGccctcctctcccacctcccctccGGCTTGGCGGACCACCTGCCCAGCAAGGGGCGCGTGGAGGAGGGAATCAGAACTAAAAATAACGAGGCTCCGCTTCCTCTGTCAGCGGGAACTGGCACTTTGGAAGCTGGTGCTTGTAAATCGGTggctgagcagcactgcagccttgcagagaaaggaaaagacgCACCAAAAACCCCGGTCAAaaccctgcagcccaggagaaACTCACACTGTGACAAGAGCCTCCTTAGTGCAGAAGTGGTGAAAGAAGAGTCCCTAGGCAGAAAAGACAGCAAACCCACCAAGGATCTGAAGTACTTGCTGTTCAGTAAAGACTTGGAAAAGCCGACTGCGAACAGCTACTTAATGCAGCATCAGGAGTCTCTCATTCAGCTGCAGAAAGCGGGCTTGGTCAGAAAACACACCAAAGAACTGGAGCGGTTGAAAAGCCTGCCCTCGGATGCCTCCTCCCTGCTCAGAGAGGGCTCCCTGAGCAGGGCCGAGCCCAGCATCGTGGAGGAAAGCGAAGACCTGATCTCACAGCATGGCCTCGTGCCCCTTCTGAGAGCAGCGCCGCTGATACCCGAAGATGCCGAAAGCGAGGCGAAATTAGAGGTGAAGCGCTTGCTGGAGGGGATCTCCCAGAAAACCTCCACGCCGGTCGTGTGCAGGTTGGAGCACACGAGCAGCTTCACCAAGGACTTCCTGAAGACCATCTGCTACACCCCCTCGTCCTCGCGGAGCTCCAACCTGACGCGCAGCTCCAGCAGCGACAGCATCCACAGCGTGCGGGGCAAACCCGGCCTGGTGAAGCAGCGAACTCAGGAGATCGAGACCCGGCTGCGGCTGGCGGGTTTGACTGTGTCGTCTCCTCTGAAGAGGTCCAATTCCCTCGCCAAGCTGGGCTGTCTGAACTTGTCCTCCGAGGATTTGTCCAGCGACATGGACGTGTCGACCATAACGGACTCCAAAGAGGCCGTTTCCAGCGAGTCTTCCGTGCTCTGTGAGCCGCAGCCCGCTCCCAGGGGTGTGGACGCCAGCTCCAAGCTGGCAGCGAAGCCAGCGGTGGGCAACTTGAAGAATACgctttggatgggcaaaagttGA
- the SSH1 gene encoding protein phosphatase Slingshot homolog 1 isoform X2, giving the protein MNLFEFTDFCLTLGPAQCFCCSKKTSPNYLSESFFMVKGAALFLQQGNSSQGQRSLQHPHKHAGDLPQHLQVMINLLRCEDRIKLAVRLESVWTDRVRYMVVVYSNGRQDTEENILLGVDFSSKESKSCTIGMVLRLWSDTKIHLDGDGGFSVSTAGRMHIFKPVSVQAMWSALQILHKACEVARRYNYFPGGMALVWATYYESCISSDQSCINEWNAMQDLESTRPDSPALFVDKPTERERTERLIKAKLRSIMMSKDLENVTSKEIRNELEKHMNCNLKEFKEFIDNEMLLILGQMDKPSLIFDHLYLGSEWNASNLEELQGSGIDYILNVTREIDNFFPGLFAYHNIRVYDEETTDLLAHWNEAYHFINKAKKNHSKCLVHCKMGVSRSASTVIAYAMKEFGWSLEKAYNYVKQKRSIARPNAGFMRQLLEYEGILDASKQRHNKLWKQQAESNLPQNTDGSTGSSDFLLESLDVDLENRLADLDTPSQSVYLDNRAGPEVPVGYNYCFRRLSDTLLENKVPGDRESFFHVEELERDALTERATSLVRQPLPVLSEGRPEVAKGLEAAEALSELSGFQEAKKKLDFSPRKARLVLGPGEPGEDGIREENPMEKWKRRLSMHKEESRLNRENLNNNNSKRSCPEDFEHDAVFGILSKVKPPYQSCADCMYSSASLSPDSFGEQCEKLNPGSVRHSSTICTQPALLSHLPSGLADHLPSKGRVEEGIRTKNNEAPLPLSAGTGTLEAGACKSVAEQHCSLAEKGKDAPKTPVKTLQPRRNSHCDKSLLSAEVVKEESLGRKDSKPTKDLKYLLFSKDLEKPTANSYLMQHQESLIQLQKAGLVRKHTKELERLKSLPSDASSLLREGSLSRAEPSIVEESEDLISQHGLVPLLRAAPLIPEDAESEAKLEVKRLLEGISQKTSTPVVCRLEHTSSFTKDFLKTICYTPSSSRSSNLTRSSSSDSIHSVRGKPGLVKQRTQEIETRLRLAGLTVSSPLKRSNSLAKLGCLNLSSEDLSSDMDVSTITDSKEAVSSESSVLCEPQPAPRGVDASSKLAAKPAVGNLKNTLWMGKS; this is encoded by the exons ATGAATCTTTTCGAATTTACTGACTTCTGTCTGACTCTTGGGCCGGCACAATGCTTCTGCTGTTCAAAGAAAACCAGTCCAAATTA CCTGAGTGAGAGCTTTTTCATGGTGAAAGGAGCAGCCCTTTTCTTGCAACAAGGAAACAGCTCCCAGGGCCAGCGAAGCCTCCAGCATCCTCACAAGCATGCAG GTGATttgccccagcacctccaggtgATGATCAACCTCCTTCGCTGTGAGGATAGGATCAAACTG gctGTCCGTTTGGAAAGCGTGTGGACAGACAGGGTCCGGTACATGGTGGTTGTGTACAGCAACGGGCGGCAGGACACAGAAGAGAACATTTTGCTGGGCGTGGATTTCTCCAGCAAGGAGAG TAAAAGCTGCACGATAGGAATGGTTCTTCGTCTGTGGAGCGATACTAAAATCCATCTTGATGGTGATGG TGGCTTCAGCGTGAGCACTGCAGGGAGAATGCACATCTTCAAGCCAGTGTCGGTGCAAGCCATGTG GTCTGCTCTACAGATCCTCCATAAAGCCTGCGAAGTTGCAAGAAGGTACAACTACTTCCCAGGTGGGATGGCCTTGGTCTGGGCCACGTACTACGAAAGCTGCATCAGCTCCGACCAGAGCTGCATCAACGAGTGGAATGCGATGCAGGACCTGGAGTCCACCCGCCCCGACTCCCCAGCTCTGTTTGTTGACAA GCCAACTGAAAGGGAACGAACAGAACGGCTCATTAAAGCCAAACTCCGGAGCATCATGATGAGCAAAGACCTGGAAAATGTGACTTCAAAGGAG ataCGAAACGAGCTGGAGAAACACATGAATTGCAACTTGAAAGAATTCAAGGAATTTATAGACAATGAAATGCTGCTTATCCTGGGTCAGATGGACAAGCCGTCTCTGATTTTTGATCATTTGTATCTG GGGTCGGAGTGGAACGCCTCTaacctggaggagctgcagggctcgGG CATTGACTACATTTTGAATGTGACCAGGGAAATAGACAACTTCTTTCCTGGGTTGTTCGCCTATCACAACATCCGGGTGTACGACGAGGAGACCACAGACCTCCTGGCTCACTGGAACGAGGCGTATCACTTCATCAACAAGGCCAA GAAGAATCACTCCAAGTGCCTGGTGCACTGCAAAATGGGCGTGAGCCGGTCGGCATCCACTGTCATAGCTTATGCGATGAAGGAATTTGGCTGGTCACTGGAAAAGGCTTACAATTACGTGAAGCAGAAACGCAGCATTGCAAGACCAAACGCGGGCTTCATGAGACAGCTTTTGGAATATGAAGGCATTTTAGATGCAAG caaGCAGCGCCACAATAAGCTGtggaagcagcaggcagagagcaaCCTCCCTCAGAACACAGACGGCAGCACAGGCTCGAGCGACTTCTTACTCGAGAGCTTGGACGTCGACCTGGAAAACCGCCTGGCTGACCTGGACACCCCGTCGCAGTCTGTGTACCTGGACAACCGAGCCGGCCCCGAAGTGCCTGTGGGGTATAATTATTGCTTCCGCCGCCTCTCGGACACGCTGCTGGAGAACAAGGTGCCCGGGGACAGGGAGAGCTTCTTCCACGTGGAGGAGCTAGAGCGGGACGCGCTCACGGAGCGTGCCACCTCGCTGGTGAGGCAGCCTCTGCCCGTGCTTTCGGAGGGGAGGCCGGAGGTGGCGAAGGGCCTGGAGGCAGCGGAGGCGCTGTCGGAGCTGAGCGGCTTCCAGGAGGCGAAGAAGAAACTGGACTTCAGCCCCCGGAAGGCACGGCTGGTGCTGGGCCCCGGGGAGCCCGGGGAGGATGGTATCAGGGAGGAAAACCCGATGGAGAAGTGGAAGCGCCGTTTGTCCATGCACAAGGAGGAGAGCAGGCTTAATAGAGAGAACttgaataacaacaacagcaaaaggagTTGCCCAGAGGATTTTGAG CACGATGCCGTGTTTGGGATCCTCAGCAAAGTCAAACCCCCCTACCAGTCGTGTGCTGACTGCATGTACTCCTCGGCCAGTTTGTCTCCTGACTCCTTCGGGGAGCAGTGCGAGAAGCTGAACCCCGGCTCCGTGCGTCACAGCTCCACCATCTGCACGCAGCCAGccctcctctcccacctcccctccGGCTTGGCGGACCACCTGCCCAGCAAGGGGCGCGTGGAGGAGGGAATCAGAACTAAAAATAACGAGGCTCCGCTTCCTCTGTCAGCGGGAACTGGCACTTTGGAAGCTGGTGCTTGTAAATCGGTggctgagcagcactgcagccttgcagagaaaggaaaagacgCACCAAAAACCCCGGTCAAaaccctgcagcccaggagaaACTCACACTGTGACAAGAGCCTCCTTAGTGCAGAAGTGGTGAAAGAAGAGTCCCTAGGCAGAAAAGACAGCAAACCCACCAAGGATCTGAAGTACTTGCTGTTCAGTAAAGACTTGGAAAAGCCGACTGCGAACAGCTACTTAATGCAGCATCAGGAGTCTCTCATTCAGCTGCAGAAAGCGGGCTTGGTCAGAAAACACACCAAAGAACTGGAGCGGTTGAAAAGCCTGCCCTCGGATGCCTCCTCCCTGCTCAGAGAGGGCTCCCTGAGCAGGGCCGAGCCCAGCATCGTGGAGGAAAGCGAAGACCTGATCTCACAGCATGGCCTCGTGCCCCTTCTGAGAGCAGCGCCGCTGATACCCGAAGATGCCGAAAGCGAGGCGAAATTAGAGGTGAAGCGCTTGCTGGAGGGGATCTCCCAGAAAACCTCCACGCCGGTCGTGTGCAGGTTGGAGCACACGAGCAGCTTCACCAAGGACTTCCTGAAGACCATCTGCTACACCCCCTCGTCCTCGCGGAGCTCCAACCTGACGCGCAGCTCCAGCAGCGACAGCATCCACAGCGTGCGGGGCAAACCCGGCCTGGTGAAGCAGCGAACTCAGGAGATCGAGACCCGGCTGCGGCTGGCGGGTTTGACTGTGTCGTCTCCTCTGAAGAGGTCCAATTCCCTCGCCAAGCTGGGCTGTCTGAACTTGTCCTCCGAGGATTTGTCCAGCGACATGGACGTGTCGACCATAACGGACTCCAAAGAGGCCGTTTCCAGCGAGTCTTCCGTGCTCTGTGAGCCGCAGCCCGCTCCCAGGGGTGTGGACGCCAGCTCCAAGCTGGCAGCGAAGCCAGCGGTGGGCAACTTGAAGAATACgctttggatgggcaaaagttGA